A window of the Candidatus Polarisedimenticolia bacterium genome harbors these coding sequences:
- the purL gene encoding phosphoribosylformylglycinamidine synthase subunit PurL, translating to MIDFPAPEPEVTPELAAAHGLTSEEYQKVRSILGRAPSYTELGIFSVMWSEHCSYKSSRFHLRRLPTSGEQVLQGPGENAGVIDIGGGLAAVFKMESHNHPSYVEPYQGAATGVGGILRDIFTMGARPTASLNSLRFGAPDHPRTRHLLGGVVAGIAGYGNCIGVPTVGGELAFHPGYNGNILVNVMNLGIAHASRIFRGQARGPGNAVFYVGSRTGRDGIHGASLLASAAFEAGSESKRPTVQVGDPFSEKLLLEACLELMKTDYIIGIQDMGAAGLTSSSVEMAGRGGTGIDLNLDRVPRREAGMSPYELMLSESQERMLLVARRGTEEKVREIFRKWDLEGVPVGEVTGSGRLRVLSQGKVAADLPVKPIADGAPVLRRPQERPSWQDSAAHLDLSRIKDVANPAKALKTMMGSLNLCSREWVYRQYDHMVRTNTVVRPGSDAAVIRIKGSHHALALTTDCNSRYCYLDPRAGARIAVAEAARNLACSGAVPQALTDCLNFGNPERPEVMWQFSEAVDGIAEACRTLDIPVVSGNVSFYNETDGKGIPPTPTIGMVGVIDDVRVTTQSFFQREGDLIVLLGEHGEELGGSEYLSQIHQIEAGVPPKLDLAREEAVQLACIETIGEGLATSAHDCAEGGLAVALAECCFHPAGGFGAEVALPAPGRADALLFGETQSRILLSLPRTGLGRAEKIFAEREVPYSILGSVGGSRLKITAGKETLLQVAVADLLKPWNEALPGWML from the coding sequence ATGATCGACTTCCCGGCGCCGGAGCCCGAAGTCACGCCGGAGCTGGCCGCCGCCCACGGCCTCACCTCCGAGGAGTACCAAAAGGTGCGGTCGATCCTGGGGCGGGCCCCGAGCTACACCGAGCTCGGGATCTTTTCCGTGATGTGGTCGGAGCACTGTTCGTACAAGTCGTCCCGGTTCCACCTGCGCCGCTTGCCCACCTCCGGAGAGCAGGTCCTGCAGGGGCCCGGGGAGAACGCCGGGGTCATCGACATCGGCGGAGGGCTGGCGGCGGTCTTCAAGATGGAGAGCCACAATCACCCCTCCTACGTCGAGCCGTATCAGGGGGCGGCGACCGGCGTCGGCGGGATCCTCCGCGACATCTTCACGATGGGGGCCCGGCCCACCGCCTCCCTGAACTCGCTGCGCTTCGGCGCCCCGGACCATCCGCGGACCAGGCACCTCCTCGGCGGAGTGGTGGCGGGGATCGCGGGTTACGGGAACTGCATCGGCGTCCCGACGGTGGGAGGGGAGCTCGCGTTTCACCCCGGCTACAACGGGAACATCCTGGTCAACGTGATGAATCTCGGGATCGCCCATGCGAGCCGCATCTTCCGCGGCCAGGCCCGCGGCCCCGGAAACGCCGTCTTCTACGTCGGCTCGCGGACCGGCCGCGACGGGATTCACGGCGCCAGCCTCCTGGCATCGGCCGCCTTCGAGGCCGGCTCGGAATCGAAGCGCCCGACGGTCCAGGTCGGCGACCCCTTCTCCGAGAAGCTCCTGCTCGAAGCCTGCCTGGAGCTGATGAAGACCGACTACATCATCGGAATCCAGGACATGGGCGCCGCCGGCCTGACCTCCTCCTCCGTGGAGATGGCGGGCCGGGGCGGCACCGGAATCGACCTGAACCTGGATCGGGTGCCGCGCCGCGAGGCGGGGATGAGCCCCTACGAGCTGATGCTCTCCGAGTCCCAGGAGCGGATGCTGCTGGTGGCGCGCCGGGGAACCGAGGAGAAGGTCCGCGAGATCTTCCGGAAATGGGATCTGGAGGGAGTGCCGGTGGGCGAGGTGACCGGGAGCGGCAGGCTGCGCGTTCTGTCGCAGGGGAAGGTCGCCGCGGACCTCCCCGTGAAGCCGATCGCGGACGGCGCCCCGGTCCTGCGGCGGCCGCAGGAGCGCCCTTCCTGGCAGGATTCGGCCGCCCACCTCGATCTCTCCCGGATCAAGGACGTCGCCAACCCGGCCAAGGCGCTGAAGACGATGATGGGATCGTTGAATCTCTGCAGCCGGGAGTGGGTCTACCGCCAGTACGACCACATGGTCCGCACCAACACCGTCGTGCGCCCCGGGTCGGACGCGGCCGTCATCCGCATCAAGGGGTCGCATCACGCCCTGGCCCTGACCACCGATTGCAACAGCCGGTATTGCTATCTCGATCCCCGCGCCGGGGCGCGGATCGCGGTGGCCGAAGCCGCCCGGAATCTCGCCTGCTCAGGCGCCGTGCCCCAGGCGCTCACCGACTGCCTGAACTTCGGCAACCCCGAGCGCCCCGAGGTGATGTGGCAGTTCTCCGAAGCGGTGGACGGGATCGCCGAGGCCTGCCGCACGTTGGACATTCCGGTGGTGAGCGGCAACGTCTCGTTCTACAACGAGACCGACGGGAAGGGGATCCCCCCGACGCCGACGATCGGCATGGTGGGCGTCATCGACGACGTGCGCGTGACCACCCAGTCGTTCTTCCAGAGGGAAGGGGATCTGATCGTGCTCCTCGGAGAGCACGGAGAGGAGCTGGGGGGATCCGAGTATCTGTCCCAGATCCATCAGATCGAGGCCGGGGTTCCGCCGAAGCTGGATCTGGCCCGCGAGGAGGCGGTCCAATTGGCCTGCATCGAGACGATCGGCGAGGGGCTGGCGACCTCGGCCCACGACTGCGCCGAGGGAGGGCTGGCGGTGGCGCTGGCGGAATGCTGCTTCCATCCGGCCGGGGGCTTCGGCGCCGAGGTGGCCCTGCCGGCGCCCGGGCGCGCCGACGCGCTGCTGTTCGGCGAGACCCAGTCCCGGATACTCCTCTCCCTGCCGCGAACCGGCCTGGGGCGCGCCGAGAAGATCTTCGCCGAGCGCGAGGTGCCTTACAGCATCCTGGGAAGCGTCGGAGGAAGCCGGCTGAAGATCACGGCGGGCAAGGAGACGTTGCTCCAGGTCGCCGTGGCGGATCTGCTGAAACCGTGGAACGAGGCCCTTCCGGGGTGGATGCTATAA
- the purF gene encoding amidophosphoribosyltransferase, which produces MKKVWFDDDRYHDQCGVFGVFGHPEAAHLTYLGLHALQHRGQESAGIVSSDGARLFAERGMGHVGKVFSKSNLERLAGTMAIGHVRYSTAGESKLVNAQPLRIEGGRGEMAIGHNGNLVNAARMRSDLEKSGSIFQTTSDTEIILHLIARSPRENLEEAIVDALQQVEGAYSLVFLFPGKMVAVRDPRGFRPLSLGRLGSATLVTSESCALDLIDAEFVRDLQPGEMLVVTEDGTASYHPFPAVAPSPCIFEYVYFARPDSLLYGRSVNVVRKRLGRELAREQPAAADLVVPVPDSGVSAALGYAEESGLPFEFGLVRNHYVGRTFIEPRQSIRHFGVKLKLNTVRNIIAGRRVVLVDDSIVRGTTSRKIVAMVRAAGAKEIHVRISCPPTTGPCHYGIDTPRRSELIASSHSVEEIGKFIQADSLGYLSRDGMYRAVGDLKADFCDACYTGNYPVPIPREAKPSLKAAGKPAR; this is translated from the coding sequence ATGAAAAAAGTCTGGTTCGACGACGACCGTTATCACGATCAATGCGGCGTGTTCGGCGTGTTCGGGCATCCGGAGGCCGCCCACCTCACCTACCTCGGGCTCCACGCGCTGCAACACCGCGGGCAGGAGTCGGCGGGCATCGTCTCCTCCGACGGAGCGCGCCTGTTCGCCGAGCGGGGCATGGGCCACGTCGGCAAGGTCTTCTCCAAGTCGAACCTCGAGCGCCTGGCCGGGACCATGGCGATCGGCCACGTCCGCTATTCGACCGCGGGGGAGAGCAAGCTCGTCAACGCACAGCCTCTCCGGATCGAGGGCGGGCGCGGCGAGATGGCCATCGGCCACAACGGCAACCTCGTCAACGCCGCGCGTATGCGCTCCGACCTGGAAAAATCGGGCTCCATCTTCCAGACGACCTCCGACACCGAGATCATCCTCCATCTGATCGCGCGCTCCCCCCGTGAGAACCTCGAGGAGGCGATCGTCGACGCCCTGCAGCAGGTGGAAGGGGCCTACTCGCTCGTCTTCCTGTTTCCCGGGAAGATGGTCGCCGTACGGGATCCGCGCGGATTCCGCCCGCTGTCGCTGGGGCGGCTCGGCTCCGCGACGCTCGTCACCTCCGAGTCGTGCGCCCTGGACCTGATCGACGCCGAGTTCGTCCGGGATCTCCAGCCGGGCGAAATGCTGGTGGTCACGGAAGACGGGACCGCCTCCTATCATCCTTTTCCGGCGGTGGCGCCGTCGCCGTGCATTTTCGAATACGTCTATTTCGCGCGGCCCGACAGCCTGCTCTACGGGCGCAGCGTCAACGTGGTGCGCAAGCGCCTGGGCCGTGAGCTGGCCCGCGAGCAGCCCGCGGCCGCGGATCTCGTCGTGCCGGTGCCCGACTCGGGAGTGTCGGCGGCGCTCGGATACGCGGAGGAGTCGGGGCTGCCGTTCGAATTCGGCCTGGTGCGCAACCATTACGTGGGACGGACCTTCATCGAGCCCCGCCAGTCGATCCGCCATTTCGGCGTCAAGCTGAAGCTCAACACCGTCCGGAACATCATCGCCGGCCGGCGCGTGGTGCTGGTCGACGACAGCATCGTGCGGGGCACGACGAGCCGGAAGATCGTCGCGATGGTCCGGGCGGCGGGGGCCAAGGAGATCCACGTCCGGATCTCCTGCCCGCCGACGACCGGCCCCTGCCATTACGGGATCGACACGCCCCGGCGCTCGGAGCTGATCGCCTCGAGCCACTCGGTCGAGGAGATCGGCAAGTTCATCCAGGCGGACTCCCTCGGCTATCTCAGCCGGGACGGGATGTACCGCGCGGTCGGCGATCTGAAGGCCGATTTTTGCGACGCCTGCTACACGGGGAACTACCCCGTCCCCATTCCGCGCGAGGCGAAGCCGTCCCTGAAGGCCGCCGGAAAACCGGCCCGGTAG
- a CDS encoding TlpA disulfide reductase family protein, which yields MRIGRRLTGIGAALLAASFLAIAGVGPQPGSLAPDFELKSPQGAATRLSSLRGRIVVLHFWATWCPHCVEEMPLLSQLARESDPRRVTVLAVNLGEPARKVSRYLRSRQLSLDVLLDARGKVARAYGVAGLPSTVIVDASGRIVREISMGSLDREEFRRTLKPLLERVAPGGGPIKPGT from the coding sequence ATGAGAATCGGCCGGAGGCTGACGGGGATCGGCGCGGCGCTCCTGGCGGCCTCGTTCCTTGCGATCGCCGGCGTGGGGCCGCAGCCGGGCAGCCTCGCCCCCGATTTCGAGCTCAAGAGCCCCCAGGGAGCGGCCACCCGGCTCTCCTCGCTGCGAGGTCGGATCGTGGTCCTCCATTTCTGGGCGACCTGGTGCCCCCACTGTGTCGAGGAGATGCCGCTTCTCTCGCAGCTGGCCCGCGAGAGTGATCCGCGGCGCGTGACGGTCCTGGCCGTCAATCTCGGCGAGCCGGCGAGAAAAGTCTCGCGCTACCTGCGCTCGCGGCAACTCAGCCTTGACGTGCTCCTCGATGCGCGGGGCAAGGTGGCGAGAGCCTACGGAGTGGCGGGGCTGCCTTCGACGGTGATCGTGGACGCCTCGGGCAGGATCGTGAGGGAGATTTCGATGGGCAGCCTCGATCGCGAGGAATTCCGCCGAACTCTGAAACCCCTGCTCGAAAGAGTGGCACCGGGAGGCGGGCCGATCAAACCAGGAACTTGA
- a CDS encoding phage holin family protein — translation MPEADAGKLPPPPPPEAQRLSVFSRLLESLSSLLSGKLRLAQMEMARDLAELRVAAILLAGLAVALLLALIFTGAGAALFLGRLLDSPAAGFLLVAGFCLVAGLLLLGAGWRRLRRLRDFLAETRADLKRDAEWLERLR, via the coding sequence TTGCCCGAGGCCGACGCCGGAAAACTGCCGCCCCCGCCGCCGCCCGAAGCGCAGCGGCTCTCCGTCTTCTCCCGTCTCCTCGAGAGCCTGTCTTCGCTGCTCTCCGGGAAGCTGCGGCTCGCCCAGATGGAGATGGCGCGGGATTTGGCGGAGCTTCGGGTGGCCGCGATCCTCCTGGCCGGCCTGGCGGTCGCCTTGCTTCTGGCCTTGATCTTCACCGGCGCCGGTGCGGCGCTGTTCCTCGGCCGTCTTCTCGACTCCCCCGCCGCCGGCTTCCTCCTGGTGGCGGGATTCTGCCTCGTCGCCGGGCTTCTTCTCCTGGGCGCCGGGTGGAGGCGGCTGCGCCGGCTGCGCGATTTCCTGGCGGAGACGCGGGCCGATCTCAAGCGGGATGCCGAGTGGCTCGAGCGGCTGCGATGA
- a CDS encoding fatty acid desaturase: MNLVPARKRISEVRPWERGWWKPCKGNLGVLIHLVTIHALALAGLILFPIPGWKVFLVALGAVLLGGAGVTVCYHRYLAHKTLRMNPILEQILIFFAVANGSGAPLSWSANHRAHHSTADTVEDVSSPRYGGFWWAHLRWLYQWPAGDVERWCKDLDKKRYWIWNYLQLPVLLVSLFGGALLGGAGLFWIGPIRLVYSLHMQCFVNSLLHLSPKRNVEGEDSSQNIWWLGPFQLTAWGENWHKNHHSLPRTARFGRAWYQIDMGWYTICLLRSLGLVSHVYSDEGSPRS; the protein is encoded by the coding sequence GTGAATCTTGTCCCCGCCCGCAAACGGATCTCCGAGGTTCGTCCCTGGGAACGGGGTTGGTGGAAGCCCTGCAAGGGTAATCTCGGGGTGCTGATCCACCTGGTGACGATCCACGCTCTAGCCCTTGCGGGATTGATTCTGTTCCCCATCCCAGGGTGGAAGGTATTTCTCGTCGCGCTGGGTGCCGTCCTGCTCGGCGGGGCCGGGGTCACCGTCTGCTATCACCGGTATCTCGCCCACAAGACCCTGCGCATGAATCCGATCCTCGAGCAGATCTTGATCTTCTTCGCCGTGGCCAACGGCTCCGGAGCGCCGCTTTCGTGGTCCGCGAATCACCGGGCCCATCACTCGACTGCCGACACGGTGGAGGACGTGAGCAGCCCGCGCTACGGCGGGTTCTGGTGGGCGCACCTGCGCTGGCTGTACCAGTGGCCCGCCGGCGACGTGGAGCGATGGTGCAAGGACCTCGACAAGAAGCGCTACTGGATTTGGAACTACCTCCAGCTTCCCGTGCTCCTGGTGAGCCTGTTCGGAGGGGCCCTCCTGGGCGGCGCGGGCCTCTTCTGGATCGGCCCCATCCGTCTCGTCTATTCCCTGCACATGCAGTGCTTCGTGAACAGCCTGCTGCACCTTTCTCCGAAGCGCAACGTCGAGGGCGAGGATTCCAGTCAGAACATCTGGTGGCTGGGGCCCTTCCAGCTGACGGCCTGGGGCGAGAACTGGCACAAGAACCACCACTCGCTCCCCCGGACCGCGCGGTTCGGCCGGGCCTGGTACCAGATCGACATGGGCTGGTACACCATCTGCCTGCTGCGGAGTCTCGGCCTCGTCTCGCACGTCTACTCCGACGAGGGATCCCCCCGCTCCTGA
- a CDS encoding FAD-dependent oxidoreductase gives MSSKRGKAIVVGAGVFGATAALELCRRGWQTLLLDPGPLPHPRAASTDISKVVRLAYGADEFYTELMEEAIPIWREWNGRWPEPLFHETGVLMMTRTPMLPGEFELESFRILEKRGRRPLRVTQADLRRRFPGWRAQPYVDGFYHPEGGYAESGRVMEKILQWGRLEGVEVRPEIRCAGLLEAGGRVTGVVTGEGERLTADRVIVAAGAWTADLIPGLAGHLRPSAHPIFHFKPPNTRLYDPRLFPVFTADISRTGWYGFPLNRDGLVKIARHDPGRVLDPNGSRDVSAEEESAVRRFLDETFPTLAPLPIIEKRLCFYCDTRDEHFWIDGDPMRPGLVVASGDSGHAFKFAPVLGRIIADVVEEKPSPNLRRFRWRPELSVTRGQEESRWHG, from the coding sequence ATGAGCTCGAAACGCGGCAAGGCGATCGTCGTGGGAGCGGGCGTCTTCGGCGCCACCGCCGCCCTGGAGCTGTGCCGGCGCGGCTGGCAGACGCTGCTGCTCGATCCGGGACCGCTGCCGCATCCGCGCGCCGCCTCGACCGACATCAGCAAGGTGGTCCGGCTGGCTTACGGCGCCGACGAGTTCTACACGGAGCTGATGGAGGAGGCGATTCCGATCTGGAGGGAGTGGAACGGCCGGTGGCCCGAGCCGCTCTTTCACGAGACCGGGGTCCTGATGATGACGCGCACCCCGATGCTTCCGGGTGAATTCGAGCTCGAGAGCTTCCGGATCCTGGAGAAGCGGGGAAGGCGCCCTCTGCGAGTGACTCAGGCCGACCTGCGCCGCCGCTTTCCCGGCTGGAGGGCGCAGCCCTACGTGGACGGCTTCTACCATCCCGAAGGAGGTTACGCCGAAAGCGGCAGAGTGATGGAGAAAATCCTCCAATGGGGGCGCCTCGAGGGAGTGGAGGTCCGGCCGGAGATTCGCTGCGCCGGCCTCCTGGAGGCGGGAGGACGGGTGACGGGAGTGGTGACCGGAGAGGGCGAGCGACTCACCGCCGACCGAGTGATCGTCGCAGCCGGGGCTTGGACGGCCGACCTGATCCCCGGCCTGGCCGGCCACCTGCGCCCGTCGGCGCACCCCATTTTCCATTTCAAGCCGCCCAACACGCGGCTCTACGATCCTCGGCTCTTCCCGGTCTTCACCGCCGATATCTCGCGCACCGGCTGGTACGGCTTTCCGTTGAACCGGGACGGGCTCGTCAAGATCGCCCGCCACGATCCGGGCCGCGTCCTGGACCCAAACGGCTCGCGGGACGTGAGCGCGGAGGAGGAGTCCGCGGTGCGCCGGTTCCTGGACGAGACCTTCCCGACGCTGGCGCCGCTGCCGATCATCGAGAAGCGGCTGTGCTTCTACTGCGACACGCGGGACGAGCATTTCTGGATCGACGGCGATCCCATGCGGCCGGGCCTGGTGGTCGCCTCGGGCGACAGCGGCCACGCCTTCAAGTTCGCCCCGGTGCTGGGGCGGATCATCGCCGACGTCGTGGAGGAGAAGCCCTCGCCGAACCTGCGGCGCTTCCGGTGGCGTCCCGAGCTCTCGGTGACGCGGGGCCAGGAAGAGTCGCGCTGGCACGGCTGA
- a CDS encoding mechanosensitive ion channel family protein, protein MNLLLSLPAHELLLSPWFLGPAVFVLWMFLFYLFKVIVLRGLQRMAARTPWSWDVVVIAALSTPLLVAVAAGGLVVLGRILPLPPEGDRAFDVMFDAALAVALVLFVDRLCRGALDRLASRTPVFQGTRDLVQGIVRGIIVALGLLIFLDSIGISITPLLASLGIGSLAVALALKDTLANLFAGIHMIVDKPIEPGHFVRLEGGQEGRVERVSWRSTRIRQPQNDLVVVPNSRLAESVITNLSLPRPEIEIPVTLAVHYDSDLAAVERLTLEVARETLRSVDGGAREKDPRIRYDAFGESGVALRVVLTASSFEAGPLLRHEFIKRLHRRYREEGIVIPYPTRTIDLVPDRPEEASRPPGRGHGAGADGAAEEA, encoded by the coding sequence ATGAATCTCCTCCTGAGTCTCCCGGCCCACGAGCTGCTGCTCTCTCCGTGGTTCCTCGGCCCGGCGGTCTTCGTCCTCTGGATGTTTCTCTTCTACCTGTTCAAGGTGATCGTCCTGCGCGGCCTGCAGCGCATGGCCGCGCGAACGCCCTGGAGCTGGGACGTCGTCGTGATCGCCGCGCTCTCCACGCCGCTTCTCGTCGCCGTCGCGGCGGGCGGGCTGGTCGTCCTCGGAAGGATCCTGCCCCTGCCGCCGGAAGGAGATCGCGCGTTCGACGTGATGTTCGACGCCGCCCTGGCCGTGGCGCTCGTCCTCTTCGTGGATCGCCTGTGCCGGGGAGCCTTGGATCGGCTCGCGTCGAGGACGCCGGTTTTTCAGGGGACGAGGGATCTCGTCCAGGGAATCGTCCGCGGGATCATCGTCGCGCTCGGGCTCTTGATTTTTCTGGACAGCATCGGGATCTCGATCACTCCCCTGCTCGCCTCGCTGGGGATCGGCAGCCTGGCCGTGGCCCTGGCGCTCAAGGACACGCTGGCGAACCTCTTCGCCGGGATCCACATGATCGTCGACAAGCCGATCGAGCCGGGTCACTTCGTGCGGCTCGAAGGAGGGCAGGAAGGGCGCGTCGAGCGGGTCAGCTGGCGAAGCACGCGGATTCGCCAGCCGCAGAACGATCTGGTGGTCGTCCCGAACTCGCGCCTGGCGGAGAGCGTGATCACGAACCTCAGCCTGCCGCGGCCCGAAATCGAGATTCCCGTGACGCTGGCGGTCCATTACGACAGCGATCTGGCGGCGGTCGAGCGCCTGACTCTGGAGGTCGCGCGGGAGACCCTCCGATCGGTCGACGGAGGCGCGCGGGAGAAGGATCCGAGAATCCGCTACGACGCCTTCGGCGAGTCGGGCGTGGCCCTGCGCGTCGTCCTCACGGCATCGAGCTTCGAAGCCGGTCCGCTGCTCCGGCATGAATTCATCAAGCGGCTGCATCGCCGCTATCGGGAGGAAGGGATCGTGATCCCTTACCCGACGCGGACCATCGACCTCGTTCCGGATCGCCCCGAGGAGGCGTCGAGGCCGCCGGGACGGGGCCACGGCGCCGGTGCGGACGGAGCTGCGGAGGAGGCTTGA
- the purM gene encoding phosphoribosylformylglycinamidine cyclo-ligase — protein MPGASSRSTPRTKRPPPRRGLSYRDAGVDIDAKMSAISRFSTLARTTFSRAVLNEIGSFGGLYDLAAERARRPVLVSSIDGVGTKLRIAFLTGRHGTVGRDLVNHCVNDILVQGAAPLFFLDYLATGKVEGEVLESVVAGIAAACRDNGCALIGGETAEMPGFYADGEYDLAGCIVGIVERDAILDGSRIRPGDALLGLASSGLHTNGFSLARKVLFETMGLGVDAYVPELGRPLGEELLEPHRSYLALLKPLLRGGAIKAMAHITGGGFTDNLPRILPHSCDAVVDLGAWTPPAIFRMIREGGRIPAAEMRRTFNLGVGMVLVTAKGKSEAVRRRLAAKGERVVALGRIVRGSRRVVYEGETS, from the coding sequence GTGCCCGGAGCTTCCAGCCGTTCCACGCCGCGGACCAAAAGGCCGCCGCCCCGCCGGGGCCTCTCGTATCGCGACGCGGGCGTCGACATCGACGCCAAGATGTCGGCCATCTCCCGCTTCTCCACCCTGGCCCGGACGACTTTCTCCCGGGCCGTGCTCAACGAGATCGGATCGTTCGGCGGTCTTTACGACCTCGCCGCCGAGCGGGCGCGCCGCCCGGTCCTGGTCAGCAGCATCGACGGCGTGGGAACGAAGCTCCGGATCGCTTTCCTGACCGGGCGGCACGGCACCGTCGGGCGGGACCTGGTGAACCACTGCGTCAACGACATCCTCGTGCAGGGTGCCGCGCCCCTCTTCTTTCTCGACTACCTGGCGACCGGGAAGGTCGAAGGCGAGGTGCTCGAGTCGGTGGTCGCCGGCATCGCCGCCGCCTGCAGGGACAACGGCTGCGCCCTCATCGGCGGCGAGACCGCGGAGATGCCGGGATTCTACGCGGACGGGGAATACGATCTGGCGGGATGCATCGTCGGAATCGTCGAGCGGGACGCCATCCTGGACGGTTCCCGGATTCGTCCGGGGGACGCGCTCCTGGGCCTGGCCTCCTCGGGGCTGCACACCAACGGTTTTTCGCTGGCCCGCAAGGTGCTGTTCGAGACGATGGGTCTCGGCGTCGATGCCTACGTTCCGGAGCTGGGGCGTCCGCTGGGCGAGGAGCTTCTGGAGCCCCACCGCTCCTATCTCGCCCTGCTCAAGCCCCTGCTGCGCGGCGGAGCGATCAAGGCGATGGCCCACATCACGGGGGGAGGCTTCACCGACAATCTTCCCCGGATCCTGCCGCATTCTTGCGACGCGGTGGTCGACCTGGGGGCCTGGACCCCCCCGGCGATCTTTCGGATGATTCGGGAAGGCGGCCGGATCCCGGCGGCGGAGATGCGCCGCACCTTCAATCTCGGCGTCGGCATGGTGCTGGTGACCGCGAAAGGGAAGTCGGAGGCGGTGCGGCGGCGGCTCGCCGCGAAAGGAGAGCGCGTCGTGGCGCTGGGCCGCATCGTCCGCGGCAGCCGGAGAGTGGTCTACGAAGGGGAGACTTCGTGA
- the purN gene encoding phosphoribosylglycinamide formyltransferase, with translation MKPDGRIGVLISGRGSNMLSILRAAEERRIPAVVAIVISNEPDAPGISAARSRGVEVIVLDHREAGSREEHDRRIVAALEERRVDLVCLAGYMRLLTPVLLRAYAGRILNVHPALLPSFPGLDAQRRALEHGVRLTGATVHFVDAGVDTGPIVLQAAVPVEPEDTPEILSERILKEEHRIYPEAVRLFFQDRLRLEGRKVRILPPAPPA, from the coding sequence GTGAAGCCCGACGGCCGGATTGGCGTCCTGATCTCGGGCCGCGGCTCCAACATGCTGTCGATTCTGCGGGCGGCGGAGGAGCGCCGGATTCCCGCGGTCGTCGCGATCGTGATCAGCAACGAGCCGGACGCCCCCGGAATCTCCGCGGCGCGATCGCGCGGTGTGGAGGTGATCGTGCTGGATCATCGCGAGGCGGGAAGCCGCGAGGAGCACGACCGGCGGATCGTCGCGGCGCTGGAAGAGCGCCGCGTGGATCTCGTCTGCCTGGCCGGCTACATGAGGCTCCTCACGCCGGTCCTCTTGAGGGCCTACGCCGGCCGCATCCTGAACGTGCATCCCGCCTTGCTTCCGTCGTTCCCGGGGCTCGACGCCCAGAGGCGGGCGCTGGAGCACGGCGTCCGGCTCACCGGGGCGACCGTCCACTTCGTCGACGCCGGCGTCGACACCGGCCCGATCGTGCTGCAGGCCGCCGTCCCCGTCGAGCCCGAAGACACTCCCGAGATCCTCTCCGAGAGGATCTTGAAGGAGGAGCATCGGATCTATCCGGAGGCGGTGCGCCTGTTTTTCCAGGACCGGCTCCGCCTGGAGGGGCGCAAAGTGCGCATCCTCCCCCCCGCGCCGCCGGCATGA
- the radC gene encoding DNA repair protein RadC, whose amino-acid sequence MDPLQPAAVPPRPTRLQDIGPPIARPREKMLKYGPRALTNTELLAVVLGNGVEGENVLRVAEDLMRRHGAEALPGLDLQGWRRSRGVGVVKACQMTAAFELARRILVRPEAEFRVSSPREAYDLVRDLKRARKEHLVALYLDAQNHLILRETISIGALNTTRTHPREILQPAILHSALAFVLVHNHPSGSLEPSRDDLDFTRSIARAGELIGVGLTDHLIVSPRGFVSLKERGVL is encoded by the coding sequence ATGGATCCGCTCCAGCCCGCCGCCGTCCCGCCTCGACCGACCCGCCTCCAGGACATCGGACCGCCCATCGCCCGGCCGCGTGAAAAGATGCTCAAGTACGGCCCGCGGGCGCTGACCAACACCGAGCTGCTGGCCGTGGTCCTCGGAAACGGCGTCGAAGGCGAGAACGTGCTGCGCGTCGCCGAAGATCTCATGCGGCGTCACGGCGCCGAGGCGCTTCCGGGCCTCGATCTGCAGGGGTGGCGCCGCAGCCGGGGCGTCGGCGTCGTGAAGGCCTGCCAGATGACCGCGGCGTTCGAGCTCGCCCGGAGGATCCTCGTGAGGCCCGAGGCGGAGTTTCGCGTCTCCTCCCCGCGCGAGGCCTACGACCTGGTGCGGGACCTCAAGCGCGCCCGCAAGGAGCACCTCGTGGCCCTTTACCTCGACGCGCAGAACCACCTGATCTTGCGCGAGACGATCTCGATCGGCGCCCTGAACACGACGCGGACCCACCCGCGCGAGATTCTCCAGCCGGCGATCCTCCATTCGGCCCTGGCGTTCGTCCTGGTCCACAACCATCCGAGCGGATCCCTGGAGCCCAGCCGGGACGACCTCGATTTCACGCGGAGCATCGCCCGCGCCGGCGAGCTCATCGGCGTCGGTCTGACCGATCACCTGATCGTGAGCCCCCGAGGGTTCGTGAGTCTCAAGGAGCGGGGCGTCCTGTGA